Proteins encoded in a region of the Rhodococcus sp. SBT000017 genome:
- a CDS encoding type I restriction endonuclease subunit R, which translates to MSESKPRKYDPIAVSAESTVVAEYVPDAPSEAAYQSEASLERELVKLLESQAYEYLAITSEAQLVANLRAQLEALNHITFSDTEWTDFFENKIAGKNDGIAEKTVRIQEDHVQILKRDDGSTKNITLLDKQNIHNNRLQVINQYEVERADPSEGESAGGRYANRYDVTVLVNGLPMVHIELKRRGVDIREAFNQINRYQRDSFWAGSGLFEYVQLFVISNGTLTKYYSNTTRSQHLKEGQKPGKGRKTSNSFEFTSWWADAQNKPIQDLTSFAKTFFAKHTLLNILTRYCVLTADRLLLVMRPYQIVATERILQRIDIATNYKQLGTIAAGGYVWHTTGSGKTLTSFKTAQLASKLPSVEKVLFVVDRKDLDYQTMREYDRFQKGAANSNTSTAVLKKQLEDPTARIIITTIQKLSTFIKAHKNHAITNEHVVIIFDECHRSQFGDMHADITKAFKRYNLFGFTGTPIFAENSGSGGNPQFKTTEQAFGEKLHTYTIVDAITDKNVLPFRIDYINTIKVGNPDDKQVSAIDREKALLDERRIGEIVRYTLEHFDQKTKRSSSYEHSVVTNVSQATRTRRQAEAVRERKRVRGFNAIFATASIEAARIYYNVLKREQEKLPTDKRLKIGMIYSYGANEAVDDGIIDDEGFETVDLPTDARSALEDAIIDYNEMFGTSYDTSADKFQNYYKDLSQRLKNRELDLVIVVNMFLTGFDATTLNTLFVDKNLRAHGLIQAYSRTNRILNSVKTYGNIVAFRDLEDATNKALELFGNKDARGVVILKPYGEYYGQYAEKVNEMLLAFPLGQPIVGEAAQKEFIALFGQVLRLENILTSFDDFAGNEILSERQGQDYRSVYLDLYAEFRKDSDADKELINDDVVFEVELIKQVEINVDYILMLVAKFRDEHGGDGADKEIRAEISRAVDASPTLRNKKDLIEDFVDSVSVDGAIDDEWQAFIAARREAELATIIEEENLRADNARDFIDVSFRDGTLRTTGTAITKVLPPASRFASAGGHGEKKQRVIQKLAAFFDRFFGISASGGA; encoded by the coding sequence ATGAGCGAGTCGAAGCCACGCAAGTACGATCCGATCGCCGTCTCGGCAGAGAGCACGGTTGTCGCCGAGTATGTGCCGGATGCCCCGTCGGAGGCTGCATACCAGTCAGAGGCTTCGCTGGAGCGTGAGCTGGTCAAGCTACTGGAGTCGCAGGCCTACGAGTACCTGGCTATCACCTCTGAGGCGCAGCTGGTGGCCAACCTCCGGGCGCAACTGGAGGCGTTGAATCACATCACGTTCTCGGATACAGAATGGACTGACTTCTTCGAGAACAAGATCGCCGGAAAGAACGACGGCATCGCTGAGAAGACGGTACGCATTCAGGAGGATCATGTGCAGATCCTCAAACGTGACGATGGTTCGACGAAGAACATCACTCTTCTGGACAAACAGAACATCCACAACAACCGGCTACAGGTAATCAACCAGTACGAGGTGGAACGCGCCGACCCTTCTGAGGGGGAGAGCGCTGGCGGGCGCTACGCAAACCGCTACGACGTGACTGTTCTCGTAAACGGGCTGCCGATGGTTCACATCGAGCTCAAGCGGCGCGGTGTCGACATTCGCGAGGCGTTCAACCAGATCAATCGCTACCAGCGCGATAGCTTCTGGGCGGGCTCTGGGCTATTCGAGTACGTGCAGTTGTTCGTCATCAGCAACGGCACACTGACGAAGTACTACTCAAACACCACGCGCAGTCAGCACCTCAAGGAGGGCCAGAAGCCGGGCAAGGGTCGCAAGACCTCAAATTCGTTCGAGTTCACCTCGTGGTGGGCGGATGCGCAGAACAAGCCGATCCAGGACCTCACATCGTTTGCCAAGACCTTCTTCGCCAAGCACACGCTACTTAACATCCTGACCCGCTACTGCGTACTGACCGCGGATCGTTTACTTCTCGTGATGCGTCCCTACCAGATCGTCGCGACCGAGCGGATCTTGCAGCGCATCGACATTGCCACGAACTACAAGCAACTCGGCACAATCGCAGCCGGCGGCTACGTGTGGCACACCACGGGGTCGGGCAAAACGCTGACATCGTTCAAGACCGCCCAGCTCGCGTCGAAACTGCCGAGCGTGGAAAAGGTGCTGTTCGTCGTGGACCGAAAGGACCTCGACTATCAGACGATGCGCGAGTACGACCGCTTCCAGAAGGGCGCGGCGAACTCCAACACCTCAACGGCGGTGCTGAAGAAGCAGCTCGAAGACCCGACTGCCCGGATCATCATCACGACGATTCAGAAGCTCTCGACGTTTATTAAGGCTCATAAGAATCACGCGATTACTAATGAGCACGTCGTGATCATTTTCGACGAGTGCCATCGTTCGCAGTTCGGTGATATGCATGCCGACATCACCAAGGCGTTCAAGCGCTACAACCTGTTCGGCTTCACCGGTACGCCAATTTTCGCCGAAAACAGCGGCAGTGGCGGTAACCCGCAGTTCAAGACCACTGAGCAGGCCTTCGGCGAGAAGCTGCATACTTACACGATCGTTGACGCGATCACCGACAAGAACGTGTTGCCATTCCGGATCGATTACATCAACACGATCAAGGTCGGTAATCCTGACGACAAGCAGGTCTCGGCGATCGACCGAGAGAAGGCGCTACTCGATGAGCGCCGCATCGGTGAGATCGTTAGGTACACCCTGGAGCACTTCGACCAGAAGACGAAGCGTTCATCCAGCTACGAGCACTCCGTGGTGACCAATGTGTCTCAGGCGACGCGGACCCGTCGTCAAGCCGAAGCGGTACGCGAACGAAAGCGCGTGCGCGGTTTCAACGCCATCTTCGCTACCGCCTCGATTGAGGCAGCACGGATCTACTACAACGTGCTCAAGCGGGAGCAAGAGAAGCTGCCGACTGACAAGCGCCTCAAGATCGGGATGATCTACTCGTATGGCGCTAACGAAGCTGTCGACGACGGAATCATCGATGACGAGGGCTTCGAAACTGTCGATCTCCCGACCGATGCCCGCTCCGCCCTCGAAGACGCGATCATCGACTACAACGAGATGTTCGGCACCAGCTACGACACCAGCGCCGACAAATTCCAGAACTACTACAAGGACCTGTCGCAGCGGCTGAAGAATCGCGAATTAGACCTGGTGATCGTGGTCAACATGTTCCTCACCGGGTTCGACGCGACCACGTTGAACACCCTGTTTGTGGATAAGAACTTGCGCGCGCACGGCCTGATCCAAGCCTACTCCCGCACCAACCGTATCTTGAACTCGGTAAAGACCTACGGCAACATCGTAGCTTTCCGCGACCTCGAGGACGCCACCAACAAGGCGCTGGAGCTATTCGGCAATAAGGACGCCCGCGGAGTGGTGATCCTCAAGCCATACGGGGAGTACTACGGCCAGTACGCCGAAAAGGTGAACGAGATGCTGTTGGCGTTCCCGCTCGGACAACCGATCGTCGGTGAGGCTGCGCAAAAGGAGTTCATCGCACTGTTCGGGCAGGTTCTCCGGCTGGAAAACATCCTCACCTCTTTTGACGACTTCGCCGGCAACGAGATCCTTAGCGAGCGCCAAGGGCAGGACTACCGCAGTGTCTACCTCGACCTGTACGCCGAGTTCCGCAAGGACTCCGACGCCGACAAAGAGCTGATCAACGACGACGTCGTCTTCGAGGTCGAGCTGATCAAGCAAGTTGAGATCAACGTCGACTACATTCTCATGCTTGTCGCCAAGTTTCGCGACGAGCATGGTGGCGATGGCGCGGACAAGGAGATTCGTGCCGAAATCTCCCGTGCGGTCGACGCCAGCCCTACTCTTCGCAACAAGAAAGACCTTATCGAGGACTTTGTCGACTCGGTATCCGTCGACGGTGCTATTGACGATGAGTGGCAGGCGTTCATTGCTGCTAGGCGCGAAGCTGAATTGGCCACGATCATCGAAGAAGAGAATCTCCGTGCCGACAATGCGCGCGACTTCATCGATGTGTCGTTCCGCGACGGTACTTTGCGAACCACTGGTACTGCAATCACTAAGGTGCTACCGCCGGCATCTCGATTCGCGAGCGCAGGCGGCCATGGGGAGAAGAAGCAGCGCGTGATCCAGAAGCTAGCTGCCTTCTTCGACCGGTTCTTTGGAATAAGTGCTAGTGGGGGTGCTTAA
- a CDS encoding anticodon nuclease: MTSQHATIASLAADVLAGLADARSALIYAPNTIGKTRLAQYLKERDPESVVLYNSFVEDVFTWDNEQVVLKMDLKSELLETIVTQGLDTAIVDSFQAFTGGRIEPRIDFESGEISFGIHKGDDSSAEGIKISRAEESIFVWSVYYSVLNEAIDTLGDSPDLRSTTGYDQITLAVIDDPVSSMDDVRIVSVALALAELVKRSSGLGLKFVIATHHALFFNVLFNSLRGKKNQAYVLQNKPVAGWSLKKQSNDSPFSYHLGIVEDIQSAIAANAIERSHFNQFRALLEKTANFLGHSGGWGDLLTGPDAVLLTKILNLYSHDRFSDMDSSEVAEEYKEALKGEFQEFLKTFRWAAAA; encoded by the coding sequence ATGACGAGTCAGCATGCAACAATCGCGAGTTTGGCAGCCGATGTGTTGGCGGGCCTTGCCGATGCGCGTAGCGCCCTGATTTACGCCCCGAATACAATCGGTAAGACGCGGTTAGCTCAGTACCTGAAGGAGCGTGATCCGGAGAGCGTAGTCCTCTACAACTCCTTCGTGGAGGACGTATTCACTTGGGATAACGAGCAAGTTGTACTCAAGATGGATCTGAAGTCAGAGCTGCTAGAAACCATCGTCACGCAAGGTCTTGATACTGCGATCGTCGATAGCTTCCAAGCCTTCACTGGCGGCAGAATTGAACCAAGGATTGATTTCGAGAGCGGCGAGATCAGCTTCGGTATACACAAAGGTGATGATAGTTCGGCGGAGGGCATCAAAATATCTCGGGCCGAGGAGAGTATATTCGTTTGGAGCGTCTATTATTCTGTTTTGAACGAAGCAATTGATACGCTTGGTGATAGCCCTGATCTGCGTTCTACAACTGGCTATGACCAGATAACGCTTGCGGTCATAGACGACCCGGTGTCATCTATGGACGATGTGCGCATCGTTTCAGTGGCTCTCGCTTTGGCGGAGCTTGTAAAACGATCATCCGGACTTGGGCTGAAATTCGTGATCGCAACCCACCATGCTCTCTTTTTTAATGTTCTATTTAACTCACTGCGTGGAAAGAAGAACCAAGCGTACGTCCTTCAGAATAAACCGGTAGCCGGATGGTCACTGAAGAAGCAATCGAACGATTCTCCATTCAGTTATCATCTGGGTATCGTCGAAGACATTCAATCGGCAATCGCTGCGAATGCGATTGAGCGAAGCCACTTCAATCAGTTCCGAGCGCTCCTAGAGAAAACGGCAAACTTCCTCGGGCACTCGGGAGGTTGGGGTGACCTACTGACCGGGCCCGATGCGGTCCTGTTGACGAAGATCCTCAACCTTTATAGCCATGATCGTTTCTCGGATATGGACAGTTCTGAGGTGGCTGAAGAGTACAAAGAGGCGCTAAAAGGTGAGTTTCAGGAGTTCCTGAAGACGTTCAGATGGGCGGCCGCGGCATGA
- a CDS encoding restriction endonuclease subunit S yields MSRIDNLVAELAPEGVRFRPLGDLGEFIRGNGLQKKDLTDEGFPAVHYGQIHTHYGVWAESTKSFTSADTASKLRQANPGDLLIATTSEDDEAVAKATAWLGDTNVALSGDAYIYRHSLDPRYVSYFFRTEQFQSQKRPFVSGTKVRRVSGAALAKIRIPAPPLEVQREIVRILDQFTQLEAELKTELETELEARRRQYEHYRGKLLDFSSETPLRPLGELAHNLDSKRKPVTRDARTPGEIPYYGASGVVDYVSDFIFDGDYLLVSEDGANLLARSTPIAFSISGKTWVNNHAHVLQFETYAERRFVEIYLNSIDLSPYISGAAQPKLNKANLNRIPIPDPSFEVKERLVSRLDSFEALVNDLSVGLPAEIAARRKQYEYYRDKLLTFEEAI; encoded by the coding sequence GTGAGCCGTATCGATAACTTGGTTGCTGAACTAGCGCCGGAGGGGGTTAGGTTTAGGCCGCTTGGTGACTTGGGGGAGTTCATTCGGGGCAACGGTCTTCAGAAGAAAGACTTGACCGACGAGGGATTTCCCGCTGTACACTATGGCCAAATCCATACCCACTATGGTGTATGGGCTGAATCGACAAAATCTTTCACTTCGGCCGACACAGCGTCAAAGCTACGGCAGGCCAATCCGGGGGACCTGCTGATCGCGACTACAAGTGAAGATGACGAAGCAGTTGCCAAAGCAACAGCATGGCTAGGTGACACAAACGTCGCTTTGAGTGGTGACGCATACATCTACCGGCACAGTCTCGATCCGCGCTATGTGTCGTATTTTTTCCGAACGGAACAGTTCCAGTCTCAGAAGCGGCCGTTCGTCTCCGGTACAAAAGTTCGGCGCGTGTCCGGTGCGGCGCTTGCCAAGATTCGAATTCCTGCGCCGCCTTTGGAGGTCCAGCGGGAGATTGTGCGAATATTGGATCAGTTCACTCAGCTGGAAGCAGAGCTAAAAACAGAGCTGGAAACAGAGCTGGAAGCGCGCCGCCGTCAGTATGAACACTATAGGGGGAAGTTGCTCGATTTTTCCTCCGAGACTCCACTGCGTCCTCTTGGGGAGCTTGCCCACAATCTCGATAGTAAGCGAAAGCCCGTAACTCGCGATGCTAGAACTCCGGGAGAGATACCGTATTACGGCGCGTCTGGCGTAGTCGACTACGTAAGCGATTTCATTTTCGATGGCGACTATCTCCTAGTTTCTGAGGACGGAGCGAATCTGCTTGCGCGATCGACGCCGATTGCGTTCTCGATCTCGGGAAAGACATGGGTCAACAACCATGCTCACGTACTGCAATTTGAGACATATGCAGAACGTCGCTTCGTCGAAATCTACTTGAATTCGATTGACCTCTCACCCTATATTTCGGGTGCGGCTCAGCCGAAGTTGAATAAAGCCAACCTGAACCGAATTCCAATCCCTGATCCGTCATTTGAGGTGAAGGAGCGACTCGTCAGTCGGCTGGATAGCTTCGAGGCCCTCGTGAACGATCTTAGTGTCGGTCTTCCTGCTGAGATCGCGGCTCGTCGTAAGCAGTACGAGTACTACCGAGACAAGCTGCTGACCTTCGAGGAGGCCATCTAG
- a CDS encoding type I restriction-modification system subunit M, whose amino-acid sequence MSPTSKEAQRAELHKTIWRIANDLRGSVDGWDFKTYVLGMLFYRFISENLTAYLNSLEHEAGDTDFDYPKLDDANAEFGRKDTVDEKGFYILPSELFQNVRERAARDANLNETLERVFKNIEGSAVGSDSEDDLKGLFDDLDVNSSKLGNTVARRNEKLVKLLDAIGDLPLGNFEDNSIDLFGDAYEYLMQMYASQAGKSGGEYYTPQEVSEVLAKITVVGKKRVNRVYDPAAGSGSLLLKFAKVLGKENVGGFYGQEINLTTYNLARINMFLHDVNYEKFNIAHGDTLTDPAHWDDEPFEAIVSNPPYSIKWEGDANPLLINDERFAPAGVLAPKSKADLAFTMHILSWLAVNGTAAIVEFPGVLYRGGAEAKIRKYLIDNNYVDAVIQLPPDLFFGTTIATCIIVLKKSKSDSSVLFVDASAEFKRLGNKNKLLPENQDRILDTLAARVDADHVAKLVANEDIAANDYNIAVSSYVDQEDLREIVDITELNAEIGRIVVRQQQLRTCIDEIVADLERAE is encoded by the coding sequence ATGTCGCCGACATCAAAAGAAGCTCAGCGGGCAGAGTTGCACAAGACCATCTGGCGAATTGCCAATGATCTTCGTGGAAGTGTCGATGGTTGGGACTTCAAAACTTATGTGCTCGGAATGTTGTTTTACCGGTTCATTTCCGAAAATCTCACCGCCTACTTGAACAGTCTAGAACATGAAGCCGGAGATACAGACTTCGACTACCCAAAGCTCGACGATGCAAATGCTGAGTTCGGACGCAAAGATACGGTCGACGAGAAAGGCTTCTATATCCTGCCGTCTGAGCTCTTCCAAAACGTCCGTGAGCGTGCTGCGCGAGACGCCAACCTAAATGAGACACTTGAGCGAGTCTTCAAGAACATCGAAGGTTCGGCTGTCGGCTCTGACAGCGAGGACGACCTCAAGGGACTGTTCGACGACCTCGACGTCAACAGCTCTAAGCTCGGGAACACTGTCGCTAGGCGCAACGAGAAGCTGGTCAAGTTGCTCGACGCCATCGGAGATTTACCGCTCGGCAACTTCGAGGACAACTCGATCGACCTGTTCGGCGATGCCTACGAATATCTCATGCAGATGTACGCATCTCAGGCCGGCAAATCAGGTGGTGAGTACTACACGCCGCAGGAAGTCTCTGAAGTACTCGCAAAGATTACTGTGGTGGGCAAGAAGCGGGTCAACCGGGTCTACGACCCTGCTGCCGGTTCAGGATCTCTACTGCTCAAGTTTGCCAAGGTGCTCGGCAAGGAGAACGTCGGCGGGTTTTATGGCCAGGAAATCAACCTGACCACCTACAACCTCGCCCGTATCAACATGTTCCTGCATGACGTGAACTACGAGAAGTTCAACATCGCCCACGGTGACACGCTTACCGATCCTGCGCACTGGGATGACGAGCCGTTCGAAGCGATCGTCTCCAATCCGCCCTACTCGATCAAGTGGGAGGGTGACGCCAACCCACTGCTGATCAACGACGAACGATTCGCCCCGGCGGGCGTACTTGCCCCGAAGTCTAAAGCTGACTTGGCCTTCACCATGCACATCCTGTCGTGGCTGGCAGTGAATGGGACCGCGGCGATCGTTGAGTTCCCAGGTGTGCTCTACCGTGGTGGTGCCGAGGCGAAGATCCGAAAGTATCTGATCGACAACAACTACGTTGACGCGGTGATTCAGCTGCCGCCAGATCTGTTCTTTGGTACCACGATCGCCACCTGCATAATCGTGCTCAAGAAGTCCAAGTCGGACAGTAGCGTGTTGTTCGTTGATGCATCGGCAGAGTTCAAGCGCCTCGGTAACAAGAACAAGCTACTTCCGGAGAACCAGGATCGCATCCTCGACACCCTTGCGGCTCGTGTAGATGCCGACCATGTCGCGAAGCTCGTGGCGAATGAAGATATTGCAGCTAACGACTACAATATCGCGGTATCTAGCTACGTCGACCAAGAAGATCTCCGTGAGATCGTAGACATCACCGAACTGAACGCCGAGATCGGTCGGATTGTCGTCCGGCAGCAACAGCTTCGCACGTGCATCGATGAGATCGTGGCTGATCTGGAGAGAGCCGAATGA
- a CDS encoding type IV secretory system conjugative DNA transfer family protein encodes MAREDPMGLGGFWAWWESLSDSEQAQATAPLLRRVRPILLRPGLRGILGQRRPRFDLADIFTKRRILLVSLEKGKIGPEAAALLGSLIVSQLWTATLARAAQSPKNRHPVTILIDEVQDYLRLPGDIGDALAQARGLGVGYTLAHQHLGQLPKSIRDAITANARTRIAFQLSHPDAREFASLTSGQLEPADFEALHAYQAYAQILHQNTPGPWVSVTTTEMPDPVRSAGIVRQRSRERYGQPLTEVEADLLSLTERKTTRETFGRTKRSDTEGGSS; translated from the coding sequence GTGGCCCGTGAGGATCCGATGGGTCTCGGTGGATTCTGGGCCTGGTGGGAGAGTCTCAGCGACAGTGAACAGGCACAGGCCACTGCCCCATTGCTGCGCCGAGTTCGCCCGATCCTCCTACGTCCCGGCTTGCGCGGCATCCTCGGCCAGCGCCGACCGAGATTCGATCTGGCCGACATCTTCACCAAGCGCCGCATCCTGCTGGTGAGCTTGGAGAAGGGCAAGATCGGCCCCGAAGCTGCCGCGCTTCTTGGCTCGCTCATCGTCTCGCAGCTGTGGACCGCCACCCTGGCGCGAGCCGCACAGTCGCCGAAGAATCGGCACCCGGTCACTATCCTGATCGACGAGGTCCAGGACTACCTCCGGCTCCCTGGCGACATCGGTGACGCACTCGCCCAGGCTCGCGGCCTCGGAGTCGGCTACACACTCGCACACCAGCATCTCGGCCAGCTTCCGAAGTCGATCCGTGACGCCATCACGGCGAACGCCAGGACGCGCATCGCCTTCCAGCTGAGCCATCCCGACGCCCGCGAGTTCGCCAGCCTAACGAGCGGCCAGCTCGAACCTGCGGACTTCGAAGCGCTACACGCCTACCAGGCGTACGCCCAGATCTTGCACCAGAACACCCCGGGACCGTGGGTCAGCGTCACCACTACGGAGATGCCCGATCCCGTCCGGTCTGCTGGCATCGTCCGCCAGCGCTCCCGCGAGCGCTACGGCCAGCCGCTCACCGAAGTCGAAGCCGATCTGCTGTCGCTGACCGAGCGCAAGACGACCCGCGAGACATTCGGCCGCACCAAGCGATCCGATACCGAAGGTGGCTCGTCATGA
- a CDS encoding replication-relaxation family protein, producing MTSYTPGQGIPPAIPSGSSDIASSMQVGRESARDRGTNTPSTRSTESTRGLQPGNQRRRVDRDELSRINEAMPERDREVLRHIDEHRYLTTHQIQSFAFTAHGSAESAARTARYVLARLDRLALIRSLPRRVGGVRAGSAARIWQLAPAGARLLRDEGQTYRTHEPSLRFLQHCLAVADVHLGLRQLTSLESVEAIDVATEPHSWRRYTGPGGERRLLQPDLASIIRTRDFVDRWFLEVDLGTESLPTVLKKCGQYETYRSSGIEQDTHHAFPLVVWIFTNPTRAEKVKSSILRSPRLTPELYRLETMDGFATRAQEWLQ from the coding sequence ATGACCAGCTACACCCCAGGACAGGGCATTCCGCCCGCCATTCCGTCCGGCTCATCCGACATCGCTTCGTCAATGCAGGTAGGGCGTGAATCTGCGCGTGATCGGGGGACGAATACTCCGTCGACAAGGTCGACGGAGAGCACCCGAGGGCTGCAGCCAGGCAACCAACGCCGCCGAGTGGACCGCGATGAGCTCAGCCGCATCAACGAGGCCATGCCGGAGCGTGACCGTGAAGTTCTTCGCCATATCGATGAGCACCGCTACCTCACTACACACCAGATCCAGTCCTTCGCGTTCACCGCTCACGGCAGCGCTGAATCGGCTGCCCGCACCGCACGCTATGTCCTGGCTCGGCTAGATCGGCTCGCCTTGATTCGCTCCCTCCCGCGACGAGTAGGTGGGGTCCGAGCGGGGAGTGCCGCACGCATCTGGCAACTGGCCCCGGCCGGTGCTCGACTACTTCGAGACGAGGGGCAGACCTATCGCACCCACGAACCGTCTCTGCGCTTCCTGCAGCACTGCTTGGCGGTCGCCGACGTTCACCTCGGTCTACGTCAACTAACGAGCCTCGAGAGCGTCGAAGCGATAGACGTGGCCACCGAACCACACTCGTGGCGGCGGTACACCGGGCCTGGTGGCGAACGCCGCCTACTGCAGCCCGACCTGGCGAGCATCATTCGGACGCGCGACTTCGTCGATCGCTGGTTCCTTGAAGTCGACCTCGGTACCGAATCGCTGCCGACCGTGCTGAAGAAATGTGGTCAGTATGAGACCTACCGATCTAGCGGTATTGAGCAGGACACCCATCACGCCTTCCCACTGGTGGTCTGGATCTTCACGAACCCGACGCGAGCCGAAAAGGTGAAGTCCTCGATCCTGCGGTCCCCCCGGCTCACGCCCGAGCTGTACCGATTGGAGACGATGGACGGCTTCGCGACCAGGGCGCAGGAGTGGCTGCAATGA
- a CDS encoding site-specific DNA-methyltransferase, translating into MSGPPRNQILIGDALAHLEELPDASIDCVITSPPYFRLRDYGHDDQLGLESHVDTWVTQLRAVLAECARVLVPTGTLWLNLGDTYSTHRREGADRKSLLLGPERLALQLLADGWTIRNKVVWTKTNTVPSSVRDRLTASHEVIYLLTRSPRYYFDLDEIRIPHVSRPPRRSSRPVSRTERAGRGPNTHSDRGLLDLRASGRVGHPLGKNPGDVWAMSVSNFRSSHIATYPEALVRRAVLAGCPRLRCSRCQSPWIRQLVRRGDHARRKPPRPSCSCDAPAEPGLVLDPFIGSGTTAVVAARTGRDWLGIEINPGYAAIAEERIRTGLQHKTTTSTKRKEVQ; encoded by the coding sequence ATGAGCGGTCCACCACGAAACCAGATTCTGATCGGTGACGCACTCGCCCACTTGGAGGAGCTGCCTGACGCAAGCATTGACTGCGTCATCACCAGCCCGCCGTACTTCCGACTGCGCGATTACGGTCACGACGACCAACTTGGCCTTGAATCGCACGTCGATACCTGGGTTACTCAACTACGCGCTGTACTTGCTGAGTGCGCTCGCGTGCTCGTGCCGACAGGAACTCTGTGGCTCAACCTCGGTGACACCTACAGCACCCACCGCCGAGAAGGCGCTGATCGCAAGAGTCTCCTGCTCGGCCCGGAGCGTCTAGCGCTCCAGCTACTCGCTGACGGCTGGACCATCCGCAACAAGGTCGTCTGGACCAAGACAAACACAGTGCCGTCCAGCGTGCGCGACCGGCTCACCGCCTCGCACGAGGTCATCTACCTGCTGACACGTTCACCCCGCTACTACTTTGATCTCGACGAGATCCGTATCCCCCACGTCTCAAGACCACCACGCCGGTCATCTAGACCGGTAAGCCGCACCGAGAGGGCGGGGCGCGGACCCAACACCCACAGCGATCGTGGTCTGCTCGACCTGAGAGCGAGCGGGCGAGTCGGCCATCCACTCGGAAAGAACCCCGGGGACGTCTGGGCAATGAGTGTCAGCAACTTCCGTAGCAGTCACATCGCGACGTACCCCGAAGCGCTCGTCCGCCGGGCTGTCCTAGCCGGCTGTCCACGCTTGCGGTGCTCCCGCTGCCAATCTCCCTGGATCCGCCAGCTCGTCCGACGTGGCGACCACGCTCGCCGAAAACCACCACGACCAAGCTGCAGTTGCGATGCTCCCGCCGAGCCTGGACTGGTCCTCGACCCGTTTATCGGATCAGGCACCACCGCCGTCGTGGCCGCCCGCACCGGACGCGACTGGCTGGGTATTGAGATTAACCCCGGCTATGCGGCCATTGCCGAAGAACGGATTCGAACCGGACTGCAGCACAAGACAACTACATCTACGAAACGAAAGGAGGTGCAATGA
- a CDS encoding antirestriction protein ArdA yields the protein MKNEHNSKPHHESESRELHPHIWIGSLADYNAGRLHGEWLDAAVDSIDLQAAVNRILASSHEPDAEEWGIFDYDDFGDFQVGEYEALDQVAAVAQGIVKYGPAFASWAEIHDGNPDMLAQFEDCFMGTYESPAAWAREVIEGSDIEVTLDREIPADLRAYIQFDYDGFAYDARLSGDIHIEDAPAGSVWIFRVI from the coding sequence ATGAAAAATGAACACAATAGCAAACCGCACCATGAAAGCGAATCCCGCGAACTCCACCCACACATCTGGATCGGCAGCCTGGCCGACTACAACGCCGGACGGCTTCACGGGGAGTGGCTCGATGCCGCTGTCGACTCGATCGACCTCCAGGCGGCCGTCAACCGAATCCTGGCTAGCTCTCACGAACCAGACGCCGAAGAGTGGGGCATTTTTGACTACGACGACTTCGGTGACTTCCAAGTCGGCGAATACGAAGCGCTCGATCAGGTCGCCGCCGTTGCTCAAGGCATCGTTAAGTACGGCCCGGCTTTCGCTTCCTGGGCTGAGATTCACGACGGCAACCCCGACATGCTTGCTCAGTTTGAAGACTGCTTCATGGGCACCTACGAGTCGCCCGCTGCCTGGGCCCGAGAAGTAATCGAAGGTAGTGACATTGAGGTGACTCTCGACCGCGAGATACCTGCGGACCTCCGAGCGTACATCCAGTTTGACTACGACGGGTTCGCCTACGACGCCAGGCTCAGCGGAGACATTCACATTGAGGACGCTCCCGCAGGCAGTGTCTGGATCTTCCGGGTGATCTGA
- a CDS encoding DNA-binding protein, which yields MKTLAIRLEDEQHARLSILAKLSGVSLTDTIREAIESRIATLAADPEIAAKAEALTAEIDREAAEQRDAIATLFGTGKRTTSRGRQSAE from the coding sequence ATGAAAACCCTGGCAATTCGTCTCGAAGACGAACAGCACGCGCGGTTGTCGATCCTGGCCAAGCTCAGCGGCGTATCGCTCACGGACACCATCCGCGAGGCGATCGAAAGTCGCATCGCCACGCTAGCAGCCGACCCAGAGATCGCAGCCAAGGCCGAAGCGCTGACTGCCGAAATCGATCGTGAAGCCGCCGAACAACGTGACGCCATCGCCACCCTGTTCGGTACCGGCAAGCGTACGACGTCGCGCGGGCGTCAGTCCGCGGAGTGA